The genomic window GCGGGTGCTCGCATCCTCCAGGACTTCGCGCGTGAGAACGACAAGTTTGAATTGAAAGCTGCCGCTTTTGAAGGTGAAAAAGTAAGCATCGCTGTATTGGCTACCTTGCCAACTTACGAAGAAGCTATTGCTCGCCTGATGCGTACAATGAAAGAAGCAGCCGCTGGCAAACTGGTTCGCTGTATTGCGGCCGTTGGCGACAAGAAACAAGCAGCTTAATCACTTCGATTACAGCTTCATTTAGATTAATTTTGAGCCAAAGGCTCCCAATATAGGAATTGAGACATGTCTCTGACTAAAGACGATATCATCAATGCCATCGCAGAAATGTCTGTAAAAGACGTTGTTGAGTTGGTATCTGCAATGGAAGAAAAATTCGGCGTTAGCGCTGCTGCTGCTGTAGCTGTTGCTGCAGGTCCAGCTGCCGCTGCTGCTGAAGAGCAAACAGAATTCGACGTAATCCTGTCTTCTGTAGGCGACAAGAAAGTTAACGTAATTAAAGCAGTTCGCGAAATCACTGGCTTGGGCTTGAAAGAAGCTAAAGACTTGGTTGAAGCAGCTCCAAAAGCAGTTAAAGAAGCTGCTTCTAAAGCTGACGCTGAAGCTGCCAAAGCAAAATTGGAAGAAGCTGGCGCTGTTGTAGAATTGAAATAATTCTGCGCATGCTACAGGGTCCTTTTACTGCATTGGACACGAGGCTGGTGGGCGTTTGCCTGCCAGCCTTTTTCCGTTTTCGGAATTCGTGCTGCTGAAGTAAGGGCTGCAAGGGATGGCAAGCGGTGAGTGAGCCGCATGTGCCAATGGCACAAACGTTAAATCAAGTTGACGTTTATTGAGTTTAAGAAGAGACGATTTATCGAGTCGTTTCAATGGCTGATCAAGCCCGATCCGCGAACAAGCTGGGGAATACAGATGGCTTACTCATATACTGAGAAAAAACGTATCCGCAAGGATTTTGGCAAGTTGCCGCACGTAATGGATGTGCCTTATCTTTTGGCAATTCAGCTGGACTCCTACAGAAAATTTACCCAGGCAGATAATGCTCCTGGCAAACGTGAAGATATGGGTTTGCATGCAGCGTTCCGCTCTGTATTTCCAATCGTCAGCTATTCAGGTAACGCAGCACTTGAATATGTTAGCTACAACCTCGGCAAAGCAGCATTCGATGTTAACGAATGTATTTTGCGCGGCGTAACCTACGCTGTACCCCTGCGCGTTAAAGTTCGCTTGATCATTTACGATCGCGAATCTTCTAACAAAGCGATTAAAGACATTAAAGAACAAGAAGTGTACATGGGCGAAATTCCGCTCATGACCGATAACGGTACCTTTGTAATCAACGGTACTGAGCGTGTGATCGTATCCCAGTTGCACCGTTCACCTGGTGTGTTCTTCGACCACGATAAGGGCAAGACCCAT from Cellvibrio zantedeschiae includes these protein-coding regions:
- the rplL gene encoding 50S ribosomal protein L7/L12 yields the protein MSLTKDDIINAIAEMSVKDVVELVSAMEEKFGVSAAAAVAVAAGPAAAAAEEQTEFDVILSSVGDKKVNVIKAVREITGLGLKEAKDLVEAAPKAVKEAASKADAEAAKAKLEEAGAVVELK